The genomic window CTCAGGTATTCAAGTCaatcatcaaaatatttgtaataaatagtATATCCTCATTATCACACACATTTAGCAACACTCAGGAAATTAGATTATACTAGGTAATTTCTATTTGTTGAAATTAGGCATAACTTCctgacaatacttttttttttgatgtggaGTCAAATTTCTCAGAGAGAACTGATCactttgtgtttttgtttttgcattACTTAGAAGTGtaactaaaatatgtttttacttaAGTGTACGTGTAGTTTGAGCAATTTCGTTAATGTAATataaggtttgtttgactcgaggtctctcgtactcctcgggagttgaaagagttgggagcaattttacctgagggcaaaaagagtcggtaactttaATACAGGAAGAAAATTctatttgttgtaaaacaatgatggcggaaaatatagcagacatcgtgagaaatttgtttaGAAAAGaagattcatctgaagatgaagttgctattgatttaccatatattggactacaaattatgagagagcttgatgaaggtaaaaaatataaatattgctttttgactttaaaccgcctgtggtatgcataagctaacctgtactaggaaatgattgcaaatcttgtgattgttaaataaaggacgccaaataagttatattgaaatgtttttccgcttcaatgtcgtcatctattaaaatattaccgtcatcaccaaatctggcttgataacatattgactccctcgtcaaagtcgcgccaaaacaaccagcagacgacttgccctcgcaactcttcctcgagaggaggagcatcgagagcatgacctgagtgacctgagagcaacttgcccccgcgagtaaaacgaccatccgccatactgcttccggaaaagggcgtCCCGAGAGTTGACAAGTCAAAAAGAGACCTCAAGTCAAACAAACCTatagttttattacattttaacctATTTCAAACATTCCCTAATATTACACTGAGTCCTGCGTAGAAAACACATCCTGCATTTCATGTTTCAAAACATTGGAAATGACACCATTTTCAAATACATATGTGGTATATTAGCATAACAGCAaacaattttccaaaatattGAGTTGGTATCTCTAATGTAAGTTTTTTCTACTACAATGACAATTTATATTATTGATGTATGCCTATATTGTGATATATTTGCACTGTGTGTAGCTACCCGAAAGTTTTACAAATTGTAACTTCAGCgtttctgtttatatatatatgtgtgtgtgtgtgtgtgtgtgtgtgtgttttccatGAATAAgtagacatttttttaaatattactagtCAAAATTACAAGTCTTGATTTATGAtggcatgaaataaaaaaatgtgagcacttctattaaatgtttttaaaatatagcgTCAAATAGGTTTTTTAATCAGCGCAAACATACAGATGTTAAAATATCAATAGCATGATATAgagcaataaaataaactttcCTTTAATGTACATTATTCCGCTTTATGCATTCCCTTCAAAAGCGTATCTAAGGTGTTGTAAATTTTCCACTGTGAAATATGTAGgtgttttaattaatatgttGTAACCGTCACTTGTACAGTAGCAGGGTTTACTACTCCCATAtcatactttttgacgtgataacgtcttataaatagatgaacgccggctgcacgcacaaaaaattgtcacgttccgccttagccgagcgtgcaagaaccggccaaccaccgtgcgaaaacattttctatgatatcaaacaggttaaggagggctttttaactaattgttcgtgattatattcaaacaaattatttaaattaaatttgcaaaaactgtaaataatatttgaaaattaaaaagtacttatgcaatttttcatcaatgttttctaatgacgttatcacggaaaattattgtccgtaaaccgactttacagacaactcccttttttatttaaaatttgctaaatgtttttcatcttacgtattttttttgcatttggttGTATTATGTAGTACAGTGTTTTTCAACCTGTGGGTCATGACCCCTAGAGGGATCGCAAAGCCTGACATGGGGGGTTGTGGGTAAAATAAAAAAGCAAGTGTTTGTAGGTCCTActctacaataaaaaaatgtacaatttCAGTGAGAAGGCTGggcctgtttattttttaataatttttcgaaACGTTTTAATTTTGCTACGCAAATAACTAAATCATTTTCTAATTGATGCCTATTTCTCTGTTTAGTTTTTATGTTCACCATTGAAGAGAACGTTAATTCACATAGGTAAAAAGTGCTGAAAGGCACTTATAACTGTAAAGCATCCCTTGCCAGTTCTGGATGATGTTTTCTTTTCATCCAGAAGACGTCAATATTTTGAGGATGAAATTACATTTTAAGCATGCCGTCAGCTGCTAAATCTATAAGATTTTGTTTCATCTTCACGTTTACATCAGCCAGTTGTACTGAAATATTCAAGAAAGGATTTAGTATTCATTTATGCCCATTGTCAGCTTCAGAGTCCAGTTCTGGAAAGTAAGTTAATAGTTTCTCTTCCAAATTATGCAAGCTCTGTATCATGCAAGGAATGTAAGAACTTGCTACCAAAGATTCGTCCATTGCAGTTTCTTCGACAATCTTCTAAACAAGggaaagacaattttttttttcttccaaagtcGTTGACAACAAACAAAGTTTTGGGAGGAATTCTTGGATTTATTCTTAGCTGTTGGAATGTTTTCTTCTCTCCTTGGATGTTCTTGTTGAAAATATTCAGGTGGTTAAAAAGATCAGCAAAAAAATGCTAATATTAGGAGCCAAACAGGGTCACATATATAATTTGCATATTCCGATTTAGCATCTTGCAAAAAGATTATCAATTCAGTTTTCAGTTCTAGAACTCTTGTCAATACCTTTCCTTTGAATAGCCAACTGAGCTCTGTTATATACAGGAGATTTTAATGGAGCGAACCCATGTCTTTACAAATAATTCTGAACAGTCGAGTTTGCAAGGCTTTACCTTTAATAGATTTGACAATTTTGATCACCTCTTTCAGCACGTCATTTAAATCAGAAGGTAAAACTTTGGCTGCCAGAGATTGTTGATAAGACATTTGgcattattgattttaattttggGAGTTGGTTTTTTTGTCCAGTCATAGCTTTAGCGCCATCGCTACAAATGGCGACACTTTTTGTCCAACCAATCTCGTAGTTGCGAGTGCTTTCTAAAAACATGTCATACAAACACTGACCTGTAGTGTTTGCTGGAAGtgctttacaaaataaaatgtgttcTGTGATACTTTCATCTGCTTCAAAGTGAAAAATACCACAAACTGCACACAATCTGAAACATCAGTAGATTTGTCAAACTGCAAAGCAAAATGTAGGCTCTTATTTAATTTCTCGACTACTTGTTCTCAAATGTAAATGGCCATAGTGTTTATTCTGCATTCAATAATATTGTCAGAAAGTGGTATGCTTTTTAGCTTGCTTGCCTCCTGCCTAACCTAATATCAACCACATCTAGGGCTGctggcaaaataaaatttttggcaAGTGTATGCGGCTTCCGTGCTTTAGCGACTTGGTATGCAACTCTGTAGCTTGCTAACATTGCATTTTGTTGACACAAGATacctaaaaacatacaaaaatcaggaggaaaaaaattcagcaataaaaaattattgtttttaatcaCCAAATAACAATACTATTTTAGGTTAGCTTACCTTATTTGTAGTATTTTGCTGCTGGTTAAGGGATTTTAGCTTACGTTCAAAGAAATACAACGGTTTATCAGCTTCTTTGGAATGTTTAGTTGAGAGTTGATGCATAAGTTTTGATAGTTTCATACTGTCATGTGACAGTATGTTGTCGCAAATTACACAGCGAGGTTTATTATTCATGACAGTAAACTGGTTTTTCAAGTAATTGTCAtcataataggtttttttttttttttttcccgggttTTCATTCACTTCCATTGCTGCAACTTGTACTAGATGTGGATGGCTGTGATTGTTTGTTAAACTTATCCATTTTATGCTCATGAAAAGCAACTgacaaaaacaaaagaaagcgGGTGGCACGGGGCGCCTCTCGCCTCCCATATCTCCTACTTGACAAAGTTACTATTTTTAGGGCACTCGTGACTTCTTTGCACAGTACAATTTGTTTTTTGATCGATATTTACGTctcaacagaaataaaattaatacgtattttttttaaatcagtgacATTGTTTTATTATGGCCCTGGGAGGTTCTCCTGTAACATCACAGGTTGCTACCGGCCAAAGATTATCCACCTACGGAAAGATGGGAAACTCAATGCTATTTATTATGCTACTAGTTCTACCCTAGCGCTCCAAGTTGTCACTCgcggaactaacaaaaaaaaaaccggcgGCGGGAAATTTGAATGTGGACATATGTGTggtctatttaaaataaattttttatggaaatatttcaacGAACATATTTACTTTGACAGATGAATATCTTTTACAAAGGAAACTAAACAAGCAATTCTACAAGTAGAACTATTTGTatagttatttatatgaatattcaactgtaaaagtaaaattgttagtTTTCTTTCCTCTAAAAGTTTTGCTTTGTAACATAGTCTGTGTGGGATATAAAAATGTGTgtacacacatacatttaattcaatttctaaatttataatatatactctttttaattacagtaaataaaccaaatgaaaaaaatatcaaataaaaaaattgccaccTACTATTAGCTTACCtcataaaaatttaagattttgaattaaaactttacattaattgttgtgaaaaacaaaaaattgtgtaTTACTGGGTTATAACTAGGTTAAATCATAtggaaatttgtttttacaaaatgaAAGCACTGATAAAAATATACCAGTATCAAGTTTCTATGCTAGGCAAACAGATGAATCACAGGAATATGTTGTCAATGTATTGCATCTTcaaaattggacaaatcaaaAATATAAGAGCAATGCGTTCAATTTTTATTACAACTTAAATTGAATGAAAAACACAAGTTttgaatctttatttatttacagctttataatttgataaaggaaagaaaatacaaaagaaaCATTTGTGCATGTTGAACACCACAATTTACTCGGACTTCATAATTCTCTCCAGTCTCCAATATTACTTTCTTAAGTATCCTATTTAAAATTTGAGAACACCTGATTCAGAATATCTTAAGGAACATTAGTTGTTaacaaaaacaccattttcagaattttcaatatttttccttgGTTGAGCACCTACTCTAGAAAATTACCCACTAAATTAACAGGGAAGTAGCATTGCTGAGTGTTTATTGCTAAACACTCCCTAAACAGGTATGTTATACACTCTCATAATAGATATAGAGTTAGTTTTCCTAGGCATGACTTATTCAACAAGAATGGTATAATGATATATAGCAAGTGATATAATACATGGTTCTtacaagtatacattaaaaaatatatgtatatataaattggttCTGAGTTAATTCctcaaacaaaaccaaaatcaaaaaCTGAGTACCTGCAGGTGCATCCTGAATTCTGAtggtaggtaataaaaaaaatgtatagttttattcaaacattgttttcattcaaattaaaatagtGGTATCAAGGATGGTAACTAAAGTAAGAACAACTTGTAAAGACAGGCATTTGTTCGTTCTGTCCCACCAcaataatgttttcaaaaataatgactAGATACATTATGGCCATCTGTGTTTGTGGTTATATTGGATACTTTAAGTTTATTTATCATGTGTGCTTATTGGctgcatttggaagcatcatttaGTGCAGACCCTGACATcggctaataatataataatcccaTCAGCGACAGTGCTGAAATACCTTGTTACTCATCCTGGTTTACATGATATAGTAGAAATATAAATGTaggtattctaaaaaaataaaaatacaatgtgcataaacataacaaaaacagccAAAATACAAGGGTATGCAAATTCTTTGCATTCAAATAACAATTTGAAGAAGTATTACTAAATCAAACTAGCTGCTTCAAAAGCACTAGTATATGGTTATTTCATTTATTGCTCTAAAGTCTAAAGTATCCACCATTCTgttattactaaattattataaaaaacatgttttttctcacacacacacatatatcattTGAAGCAATGGCAAATAAATGGTGTGATGGCTTCTAATCACTAATATAACCCCTGCTTTACAAATAGATTTTTAatgctaaaacatttaaaaacaatttaaaacgtgAATCTTTCCTAACCTATTTCACACACAAAACATAGAATTATGATTCTCATGTTCTAAAATTCTAAAAAAGCAGATAAAAAAATGAGAGTTGCTTGCAACATAGGATTAATAAGTGTTTCACTCTAATATTGTGGGATGTTACATAGGTATTCAATTTGTACAATTCACATctactgtaaattttttcaaagtattaagttttcatacgcctagtaaaattaaattaacactacattgtGATTATGACTTCTGAGTTATCACGTACATTGCACtgctgtaatattttaattataatttacaatacctaTCATTGCTGTTCAGCATCTTTAAATACATAATCACATAAgagacacaaaaaattaaaaatcaatccTTGTGAACAGTGCTTAAGTTTATGAGATAGTACtataatgtgaaaaatattaaataataataaagtaaaataagatAAGACTTGAAATGCAAAACCTCCATCAACTCTAAATTACTTTGTGAGAATCGTAACTAATATCATTAACGTAAACCATGTCTTTTAATCAGCTGGTGGCAGCAGAAATGATTGTAAGGATTTAGTACTTGTTTTAGACAACACTAATCTTTGGTCAACACATAATATATGTTTGGAATTGCTAAAACATCACAAATGTggcttttctaaaaataaataaaattttaaaatggcatTTTGAAATTAAGACTGTAACCCATAAAGAATACCATTTTAGGCCAATATTGTTTTCCTATCACAATGCCAAAGCATTtaaaatgtagctgacctaacctaaccaacctttcacttcaatTTTGTAGCACAACTTTGCTTGTTTCTTGGCGTTGAATGTGTCCACGAGTCAGAGACGACACTATTTGCAGGGAGAAAATCATCATCCAAGTAGCCAGAATTGTCCTTTGCTACAGGTACTGCTCCAAAAATCAGAGTTGTCTGGTTCTCGTCTTGAAACTGATTTCTTGCAAAGTGGTTCCCACAAAGGTACGAAGATGTCATACTTTGTACAGCAAGTTTAGGATTCTTTGCAACGCCAGCCCGTTTCTggtacctaaaaatatatatttatacattgttaaatgattacaattttatcataaaacataatttacaggAGTAAAATTTTATGAGTAAAACTTTCagcataaaagttttaaaaaattctcagaaaTGTTTAATGTGCTGGTGAAAGGACATTGCAATAATTAGAGTACTTCATTaattaaagaactttttttttatgtaaaagtgaTGTAGATTGCTAAGTGGcatgtttattaatgtatttaaagtgAAGAGTTTGATTAGGTACAGTCAGTGTCAGTTACATTTGAATGCTATTGTTTTATGCTAGACATAACGGAAAAATGCTTAAGTTAggtgaaataaaatgtttacgCTAGAAAATAGAAGATTTCACCCAACCCgacaatttttaatttcaatgtaaccCACCAATTTTTCCTTTTCATCGAACCTTAAGACAACAGCATTCTCAATGTAACTGACCGTACATAACCAAACCTTTATctctaatgtaaataaaaaaaacataactatcAAAGAATTGTTATGCCGGAAATAAAATGTACGTCAAGTAAAGAAGTACTGTGAAATATTGTGTTACCCTCCGACAAAAAGCATTGACGATAAGTACAGAAACATAACTGGggtgaagttagattcgaatctaacACGTTTCCGTACGTAAacagttttcagattttttggaaatatttcccCCGAAGTTGGTTTAAAATCAACATTAATTCACTTTTCACATGTGTGAACTTATTCTCTATACCCTCTTGAACATACAATCATGAGTTTCAcgacaaaatatttagttttgttacCTCTCTTTCGAATTCCTAGGAAAACGAAATAATTTCGAATTCATGAAATTGGATGGACATCCCAAAGCAGCACACTTCCTACCATCCAAataattcttttccatttcgcttaAATAGAAAATAAGGTTAACCCTTTTTTAACTTAACCTAACATGAAAACCTGCCATTTTCAAATAtcaacagaaataataataataataataataataataataataataataataataataataataaatcgttgACAGTAAGCGCTTCAAGTTGTCACTCAAGGAAACACAACATCGTGCACAAATTGCACATATAAGTTTCACGGGGCTGCTACCGGCACTGCAACTTTCTCTGGGTCTCCATATATTTTCTGCTGACAGTATAACAATTGCAAAAGTGCTTCACTTGCTGGCTTATGATTTACTAGCTCCACTTGCTGTTGCTGGACTCCAACCTGTGAACTCTGGTTATGGCACAGCTCATCTTTGACCCTCAAAATGACTGACTCCTGGGCTAGCAGCAACTAACACTTTCTGTAAGCTCTCTCTGTCAATAGATACTAACGACTACTCCTCGACTACTGTGTTTCGGTCTGTCACAACAGCTTGCTCGAGGCCTTATGTAACCCCGAGACTGCTGTGCAGTTTGGTTTTGGAACATTTAATATACAGTTCTCACTGCTTGTAGGCACCCACTTGTTCCCCTTTGTTCCGAGAGGTTTGGGGGTGGATTCACTGACCGCTACTCAGGTGCGGCGGTGTTACAGCTTGCCCTGGATTAGCTTTCACTGAGTACGGTGCCTGGCTTTTTAGGGCAGGAAAAAACTGGTCTGGCATAAGCTTTGTTACAAGCTGTTTCATAATTACAATTAGTATAAACTAAATAGGAAGACTTCTAGTGTCCTTTCACATGATGGGCATTTGTCAGCAGAAAGCAAGCATTGTATGTAGACATATCTTATGGTAAAATAAATGTGGATATAACattaaataacacattttaaagGAGTTATAATGAATGAGTTGTGTCACTATGGTTATATTAGCATTTATACAAATCATTATCTTGCCTTTTTGTTCCCCCCAGTATGTATCCTTTCTTTTGTATAGTCTAGCAAACATATCCCTTGTTCTTAGGCATGGTATATGTATTCTACTACAATTCATTACTGAGCAACTATATCCGCACTCCATCTGTATATTCACTCTACAGATGGAATACACAGACACAGGGGGAGCAACCTCCtgttactaaaattaaaaaaaaactaacatttaccaaaatttaaatgtattctTGTAAAAAACTTTGCCTGAACtgtttaactaaaaataatttatcttgacCTTTTATTAGATAAGAGATTCTTTCATGATATGCAAGTGGTTATTCTTGGTTACTTTATATGTTCAAAACAATTTGTTTAGTGCATTTTTAACTGATATTATGTAAATTGAGAGCCTGAAGACTGATTTAAGTTCACGGTTTTGCAGGTCGAAATCGATGGAGCAGACCAAGTAATGACCGAGGCGGCCGTGCAGGAGACAGAGACAGGGAGACACCTCGTGGTGGAGACAGGGACAGCAGGGGAGCCACTGGGGATAAAGGTCTTTCCAGAGGTGGCAGAAATGATAGAGACAGAAATGATCGCAGCGGGGAGCGTGATCGTGGACGTGAGCGAGAACGCAGCACCCGTAGACCATCACGTTTTTCAGATGCTGGACCCCAACAGAATGATGAGAGTGATTCAGGGGGCTTACCTCCTCCACTGTTAAACCAACCACCCATGTTGCCGCAGACAGCTCTCTTGGGCAGCGGGCCTGCAACCCAGAATTCCCTGTTGGGTAATGCCCCCGGAGCCCAGAATTCATTGTTGGGCGGTGCCGCTACTGGATACCAGATGAACCAGCCACCACCCTTGCTTGGCAACAAGGTGCAAAACCCTAATGAGCCAATAGACAACAGAGGCCCCTCTGGTGGCTTGATGGATGTGGATAACAGGCGGTCTGGTGGCTTGATGGACATGAGAGGTCCTCCTGGTGGCCTATTAGATAGTGGAAATCCAGCAGTTGATAAAGGTGGGCTAATGGATGCAAGAGGAAATATGGGAAACAGGGGTGGTGGCATGGACAACAGGAGAGGTGGAATGTTGGACAATAGAGGACCTGGAGGAATGATAGACAACAGAGGCTTTGGCATGGACAATAGAGGACCAGGTGGTATGATGGACCACAGAGGACCTGGTGGTATGATGGACAACAGAGGACCTGGTGGTATGATGGACAACAGAGGACCTGGTGGTATGATGGACAACAGAGGGTCTGGTGGTATGATGGACAACAGAGGACCTGGTGGTATGATGGACAACAGAGGACCTGGTGGTATGATGGACAACAGAGGACCTGGTGGTATGATGGAAAACAGAGGAGCTGGAGGTTTGTTGAACAGAGGACCTGGTGGTATGATGGACAACAGAGGACCTGGAGGTATGATGGACAGCAGAGGAACTGGAGGTATGATGGACAACAGAGGACCTGGAGGTATGATGGACAACAGAGGACCTGGAGGTTTGTTGGACAACAGAGGAGCTGGTGGTATGATGGACAACAGAGGACCTGGTGGGATGATGGACAACAGAGGACCTGGAGGTTTGTTGGATCACAGAGGTGGTGGAGGTTTGTTGGACAACAGAGGACCTGGAGGTTTGTTGGACAACAGAGGACCTGGTGGTTTGTTGGACAACAGAGGACCTGGTGGTTTGTTGGACAACAGAGGACCTGGTGGTATAATGGATAACAGAGGACCTGGAGGTTTGTTGAACAACAGAGGACCTGGTGGTATGATGGACAACAGAGGACCTGGAGGCATGTTGGACAACAGAGGACCTGGTGGTATGATGGACAACAGAGGACCTGGAGGTATGATGGGGAACAGGGGTCAAGGTGGTTTGATGGATAACAGAGGTCAAGGTGGTTTGATGGATAACAGAGGTCAAGGTGGTTTGATGGATAACAGAGGTCAAGGTGGAATGATAGATAACAGAGGTCAAGGTGGAATGATGGATATGAGAGGTCAGGGTGGCTTGATGGATGGAAGAGGCCAGGGTGGTATGATGGATGGTAGGGGTCAGAGTGGCATGATGGATGGAAGAGGCCAGGGTGGAATGATGGATGGAAGAGGCCAGGGTGGTATGATGGATGGTAGGGGCCAGAGTGGCATGATGGGAAACAGAGGTCAAGGTGGTATTTTGGATAGAAGATCAGGAGGCATGATGGATAGAGATGGAAGAGGGTCATCTGGAAGGATTATGGATAGAGATGGAAGGGCACCTTCTGGTGGTCTTATGGGTAATGCACCACCCAATTATGGACAAGGTAGTAGAGAAGGTCCTACTCCTCTGCTTGGCAGCAAACTCGCACCGCCTCCATTCTTCCAAGGTGGAGGTAATCCAAACGTTAGCAGTAACCCAGATCTAGCCAACAGTGCGGCTCTTGGTGGCTTCACTTCACTGAGTCAACTCCAGCAAGTCATGAATGGTTTTCCCTTCGGCCAGCCACCCCCACCACCTCCAAGCAACTGAGACTGAGAATCATGTGCTGTCATGCACCTCTTGAAGATGGGTTGAAAATGTATTGTGGGTGTTATGTCCTCCGCTAAAATaaatagataattttttataatgttgtTTTTAGGGAACATGCAAGCACCTTCTCTTATGGTTGTTTTCAATTTAGCAAATTAATTGGCTTTAAGATGAATTGTAAGCCATAAAGCAGGAGTAACATTCCATCCATAATGTTTTCATTGTGTACAAAGTAGTGTTTCTGTACTCTCTAAAGATTTGTACTATCATTTTAACTAAGTTACTTTTTGGTTTTGCTTAAGAAGTTAAATGCATCAGTTATATCTTGAAGACAGTGGGGAAAATTGATAGTGTAACATTGTATTTCATAATTATTTGGCCATCATTTGTTTGTGTAAAATTTCATAGCTAAATGTGTAATAAATTTAGTGATACTCTTGTTCAGATAGTTACGCTGTAGAAAGATAAATCACTGTATtgatattatgaatttttattcgtCACTAGTACTATTGTTACAAT from Bacillus rossius redtenbacheri isolate Brsri chromosome 1, Brsri_v3, whole genome shotgun sequence includes these protein-coding regions:
- the LOC134540221 gene encoding probable ATP-dependent RNA helicase DDX5, with the protein product MFRDRSRNRDRGRRGGGGGFGDDRGGGLGMGGGLKGKQPGERLRRPRWDMSTLQPFRKDFYVPHPNVLHRPMEEVIRYRASKEITVSGRDVPNPNLSFEEGNFPDYVMNEIRRQGFVEPTAIQAQGWPIALSGRDMVGIAQTGSGKTLAYILPAIVHINHQPRLTRGDGPVALVLAPTRELAQQIQQVANDFGEETQVRNTCVFGGAPKGPQARDLERGVEICIATPGRLIDFLERSTTNLRRCTYLVLDEADRMLDMGFEPQIRKIIEQIRPDRQVLMWSATWPKEVRNLAEEFLTDYIQINIGSLQLAANHNILQIVDVCQEYEKESKLMQLLSEIASEKENKTIIFVETKRKVDQITRSIGRYGWPAKSIHGDKSQQERDFVLAEFRNGKAAILVATDVAARGLDVEDVKFVINFDYPSSSEDYVHRIGRTGRSQKTGTAYAFFTPSNAKQANDLISVLQEANQVVNPKLHEMADMARSGGFGRSRNRWSRPSNDRGGRAGDRDRETPRGGDRDSRGATGDKGLSRGGRNDRDRNDRSGERDRGRERERSTRRPSRFSDAGPQQNDESDSGGLPPPLLNQPPMLPQTALLGSGPATQNSLLGNAPGAQNSLLGGAATGYQMNQPPPLLGNKVQNPNEPIDNRGPSGGLMDVDNRRSGGLMDMRGPPGGLLDSGNPAVDKGGLMDARGNMGNRGGGMDNRRGGMLDNRGPGGMIDNRGFGMDNRGPGGMMDHRGPGGMMDNRGPGGMMDNRGPGGMMDNRGSGGMMDNRGPGGMMDNRGPGGMMDNRGPGGMMENRGAGGLLNRGPGGMMDNRGPGGMMDSRGTGGMMDNRGPGGMMDNRGPGGLLDNRGAGGMMDNRGPGGMMDNRGPGGLLDHRGGGGLLDNRGPGGLLDNRGPGGLLDNRGPGGLLDNRGPGGIMDNRGPGGLLNNRGPGGMMDNRGPGGMLDNRGPGGMMDNRGPGGMMGNRGQGGLMDNRGQGGLMDNRGQGGLMDNRGQGGMIDNRGQGGMMDMRGQGGLMDGRGQGGMMDGRGQSGMMDGRGQGGMMDGRGQGGMMDGRGQSGMMGNRGQGGILDRRSGGMMDRDGRGSSGRIMDRDGRAPSGGLMGNAPPNYGQGSREGPTPLLGSKLAPPPFFQGGGNPNVSSNPDLANSAALGGFTSLSQLQQVMNGFPFGQPPPPPPSN